The stretch of DNA ATTAAAGCACTGAATTATAAAGAAGGATCGAGCAATGTCCGCTTCCCGGCGTCTGTTAGTTCCTCGCAATGTTTCGTTTGCTCCTCAGCTGGGAATTAAAGGTCTGGTAAGTCTTCACGCTTTCATTTCTTCAATAGCCAAGGCAAAGAAAAAGGAAGTGCCATGTTTATATTATAGTATATATTTAAGTCTGGTTGACTGTAGTTAATAGTCAAACGCTGATTGCTTCATGGTCGAAATTGAATACCTGATTGCCTGACCGAAGAGAACCCGATAACTTAGGATTAAATAAAAAACTGTGGGCGAAGCATTGATCAATTTATCGCTTGTTTTCCACGCCATCATATTCTGCGGCTTTACAACTTAACACCACTCTTTCCTCgaattttgtgattattttttgACAGAATGATTTGGTTTTACGAAATTATTGAGATCTCGTTGCTTTCCTTGGAAACCCGATGTCTCACGTGCTGAATCTTTTCAGGaaaagtttttaaagaaaaatcatTGCAGTATTTTCAAGACTAACCTTATTTATCAGAAAATCCTGCCGGTGTTTGGAAAAGAAAACCAGGAGGCGGGTTTTTGTCTGGAATTAACCAGTAGTATATTTCACTTACCCTGGTTCGTTTTTACATATCTTCAAAAGCAACCATGAATATTTTAAGACCTTCGTTTAAATGAGGCGTTGCCAAAAGGCTCCGCGTTTGAACGGACTTATTGAACGATCGACTATCTTTGTACATCTACACTTAAGAATAAGAAATTTATCTTTCTCCAATACGTGGACAATATGAATTTTAAACAACGAAACACTACGGTGGCATGAACACTTTCTCAGTGAGTATTTCACGTCAAAAGGTAAGCAAGTAATTAATTTCGATACCGACAGGTATCTTTCAGTTGTCGAGACCGGAGCTGATTTTTTATTACGAGaactgtaaaaacaattatattTGATATTATCAAATCATCGAATTTATCTTACGCCAGTTTCTTTTCTCCAATCATGGGACAAGGCCCTTGACGAGTGAAatgacagttttcaattgatAAGTATTTAATCTTCCAGCTTTAATTCTTGCTTTATTCCCTCGGGTTTATTCGTAATCCGCTCCTCATGTTTGAAGCGCAGTCCTACTTCCAAACACGGCCGGCGTTCTTGTGAGGTCGTTGCAGAAAGATTAGTTTTGATTCGACTGTACTACTTACTGTACTACTACTGCATTTCTGCTCTTCGATTCTTCAAGATTTAACAGCTCTGCTTTTGATGACTTTAGGCAATGTAGAATACATTTTCCCTTCAACGAGCAGGTAAATATTTTGACAGTTGTGTACCAGTGTATGAAGAATATGTGTTTTTCGAACGCGGAATACTGCTAACACGTGAAGCCGGGCTGCACTAGTTACTTTCTTGTTACGTTCAAGTAGATACTCGTTGATCCGTCAGCGGAACAGCCGATCAAATGGTATTCAGCAAAGAAGACAATAAATTCTAACTCAGCTTACTTGTTTAATTCACGTCACGAAATCGTCACTCACTTAACAAAGGcactaaaacaacaacacaCTCAACTCTCTTATATAAGTTGGGCTACGCTATTCTCTAGAACATCCTAAGTCATGATTAATGTTCTACAACTGCTGATTCCTGAACATTCTACCACCAGTCAGCAATCTAGAACTGACGTTCTTTCAATATCACGCAATCATCAATATCGTTATAGCACTCACATTTGTATAAGCGTAACTTACTATATTATCACTGTGCACGTTTCTGATCTAAGATGCCCCCGGAAACTCTATCTTAAATTGGTTTTATATGTCTCGACATTTAATTAAACATTTCAAATATTGGACTCGGATCTTCACGCCTTTCTATCATCGCTGACACAACTAGAACTGGTCACACCTCGCCACttgtttgcataagaatattAAGTAACCATTTATTGTATTCTGACTCGTTCTTCAAGAGAACGCCGCCGAATGCTAACAAAGGTAGCAGTGAATTCAGCAGTTAAAACTTGCATAAAAATTCTGAAAACGTTTCGTGGTTGAGAAGCGAACAATGTGTGCGATTTGGCGAATCCCGTTCATGACTCTCGTACCTTGAATTTTCACACTCTCGTACCTTGTACATCCACTGAGACGTCTTCAAGTGGCAAATGCTCAAATTGCTCTATTACTTGCGATTATCTTCCGCTCAGAAAGGATCGTTCGCCCGTTTCACACGGTCGATTTCGTGTAAATGTGTAAGCATCATGCCCTATGTTCCCAATATTTCATGGCATTTCCCGCTAAATTTGCTCTGTGACTTCCATACTGGGACCAGTCTGTCAACTTGCGAACTTCACGATCGACTGGCCAAGTTCTGAGAAATTGCTCGAACTGACGGTAACATGGCTTCAGGTTGATATGACTGAATATCGATAAcggaagaaaaagaactaaaaccCCAGGGCAGTTCGCAAATCAATTCAAACCATCTTTTATTTTGAGGATGCAACGCAACGGGGAGTTTTCGTACAGAtcatttctcatcttttttccttccgCGTTTCGAGTTCAACCATATatggaagggttacgtttttgtaaacgttggccgtgtagcaatttatatttcaacagaattaactattgtagCTAGGTTATTGTGAAGtgctgttttctacccatgcaaaccatgtgagcattagccctactaatggaattgggcccacacgtggacagaaaaaaactctgaccagggtgggaattgaacatATATGGTCTCCGATGATGGCGCTCGGTATATTCCGCCTAATTTTTATCATACGATTCGACTACTAAATTGTCactgaaaggaaaataataaGTTAAAGGTATTCGTTTTAGCCTGGGCCATAGTTGATGTCATTTGATTAAAATGGTTCGAACCACCCAAATGTTTTCTGCTATATTTATTGAAACGCACCGAGACAAATCCGTACATGACTGTGGTTTAATTACTGTGCAACGAAGATCTGATTCAAAAGATTAAGTATGTTGCACGAATTACGGTAACCGCTAAGTCGATCGCTAAATCAAGGGGATTATCATGACCTATCATGGACACAGAAATGAAGGGACATGGTTCAAGTGTTCAATAGATAAAACAGGACCGTACCGTGGTAgttggtttatttatttatttatttatctatttattcgtattaaaagagatttcttaaagcataaaactgtaaaaaccaacgataaaatccgacgtttcggagtagtcatgactccattatcaaggaaaatataaaatgatcatgcaaattgcaacatttaaagCGGTTTTGGCGCGAAGAATTAACATAAGAGGGTGCGAAGATtgtaaaaaattgcaaaaagattataaaaatactttcgcacgaatgGAGTCTGCTTGCACGTTGAGATTTGGCTTTAACGCtcttataaaaagcatttcgtacactaagcagtcaaatttgtttttgcatttcttaagcacttTGAAACGCTCTAGCAGGCCCTGGGGCATTGTCCCGTGCATGTTCTTATAGTGTTTGGCAATGGCGGAGGATTGTTGTTTATGTCCTTTTACACGATTATGTAAATTTCCGCGTGTGTAGCCTACATAACtcgcatcacacaggtcacattgaaaaccgtaaacaacacactgctgatttacAATTGGTGGCTTTGTTTCCTTCACATTTAGTTCTTGTTCAATTTTTCGGCTCACAAACACAGGCTGGATGGTAATATGTACTTTAGGCTCAGATCCTTAAGTTGTTTTATAatctttttacaattttttacaaTCTTTGCACCCTCTTATGTTAATTCTTCGCGCCAAAACCGctttaaatgttgcaatttgcatgatctttttatattttccttgataatggagtcatgaataCTCCGAAACCTCTGATTTTATCGTtggtttttacagttttatgttttatctatttatttatctatttatttattatcttttgtttgttttgagatGCCGGTGACGAGTCTTGGCGGGAAACACAAAGCGTGATCACCGAACGCACGTGCGCAGCTTAATCATTGTTTAAAAACGTATTTCTTGATCTTTGCTTGCCGAGAGACGTCTTCTGCGTAGGTTTAAAGGAACGAGCGCTCAGTTCCTGACCTTTGTTTAAAGTGGtattatgatcaaaaaatcatttcctttttttcttctgattttgaaagcgtgttcgcttaacacctaactgacaaaattttgagctttgagttttatccaaaggctgtttattttgagtgtaagttttggatttcatggtccgccattactcacgttcaaaactggccgattggacctcagagagttggatctagagaaaatgacgtcatttgctcactagcttaaaatttcagcgtgtaaacgtaatttattatatatgcaaaacacgggttgaaaagtctgaaagcccgaaactcccgtgctgcatattaattaggccgcgtacacacgcattgcattcttaaactagtgagtgtttgacgtcattttctcctcgacccagctctctcaagattttgaagttagtaatggcggaccaataaataagaaaattccagcgaaaataaacaggtgtctttttaaaatcagaacttaaaacttatttgagttagtgtttagttaacatagttttgaaatccaaaggaaaaacaatttttttttttggtcgtagtaccactttaagaggGATGAAGACCTTGGACACGAAATCGAGTGAGTTCAAGGGACGTTCTGTGAATagtggccttttttttttcgtaatttttGTAAGGCCATCTCTtttatccctttttttttttcgtttaccgtcgaatgcgtttagTGATTTTGAGCCGGTCGGTCGatcggataaaaaaaaaaaacaacctaaaaaaataattagcattttcggaatcggaggcctggaaccccggcatcatagctgtggagtcaggaaaacaacaagacggtgaacccaaaatcaatatggcggaaaagttggtggatgttgttgcaaaattaagacagcgtgggaaaaagaatcaaccaccgaaactcctatgcgacataaaaatggcttaaaaacgtcgttatcctattattattattattattatttttttggaaaatgccaaaAGTTTGAGTCAGTCGGGCaacgctaaacggagaaaaaaaaagagattgcCTAAGTGGATGTTTGTACATTATCTAGTGTGATGGAGTGAAATATAAAAAGTAAATTAGACAATTAGATCTGTCAAAAGAATACCTGCAGCTCACcaatttgtttgtttacagGTCATGTCGCTTAGTTCCACCTCCAACACGCGGGCAGAGACTGTGTATCCCTGCACGATTCGTCATGATTCTCTTTTCAAAGCAGTGTGGGATTGGCTGATTCTTGCGTTGGTTATTTTCACAGCGATCGAGATTCCTTACTCTGTGGCCTTCTTGATCCCTCTTCAACCTGCTGAAGAAAACCCCAAATTCCTAAAAGTTAATGCGCTTCTTGTCTTCAACCTTTTGGTCGACCTCATGTTTATTATGGACATATTGATCAATTTTAGAACAACCTTTGTCAATTTAACCACTGACGAAGTCATAAGTAATCCAAGACAAATAGCGCTACATTATCTGAAGACTTGGTTTGTTGTCGACTTTGTGGCAGCAATACCATTCGAGTTTATGGTCCTGAACGAGGTTGAAAGACTTGACTCGGtgagtttttttatttttggcaaaGGGACCGTAAAGGGAcctttccagtttttttttttactcaagAATTTTGGGGACAAGatacacaatatttaaacataaaGAAAAGCGGAATATGTTTAATGCAACGTTTCGACGTCTCCATGATATGATTTTCAAATGACTAACAAACCTTAGAGAGACTAATTTATACgtcgatttttttgcaattgggAAGCTTAGGGCCAAGGAGTTAAAGACTATAGATGACCTCACCAGTAACTTTTCCGTCCTCAAGAAATGCGACGGAAAGTTAGACTGTTTAATTAATGCCCGGAGATGCATGTTGTTCATAAAATTGAAGAAACCAAGCCTGAACAAACACTCGGACTCTATCCGCGCAAACTAGTGACTTGAATATAATTAACATGCTTACGTGTTAAGTACAACCCTGCATATGTTAATTTATACCTATCACCCTGCACTGGTATTTATTAGTTACCGAACAATTATTCCTTGAGCGCGCGTTGCATATGAGGTGGTAAATTGCCAAGAGgcgtgtagcgccgagttggctataaccagttaATAAGCGCCAAtggaatttttgtttcaaaattctgAAGTGTTTTACTTACAGAACGACAGGATGTTgtctcggttttttttttttttcaaaacgaccGACGCAATCAGTCTCCATATAAGGTTATtacggtatatgagctaataaccgagattgagtgagccaatcagaagctagaaatgcaatatccgagattgaaaatttaataatctAATTTATTTCAGTCACTTGGAAACGATGTCATGGAGACAGCGAAACGTTGTGATTAACTTATTTCGTCTGTACTTTTCTCAAATGATTATCTTAAAATAATCCAATTCGAATATACACAAAATCCATACTTTTGATTGTAAGTTGTAGCTGTGGTTGCATGTAACTTGAACTGAACTTTAGTGACACATTTAGACaacaaaacagtcgtatttttggAAACGCGGGCGACGCGGTCAATATTTGAAtgaaaggtctggagcgagtgtgaggctcgcgcgcttcacacgcgatgatcacgcttacggcgctgCGCACTTTCCGAAAagggaagaaaacgactgttttgcagtctatgaCACATTTCGCTTTGAAGGCCATGAAGGTACATCGTCCGCCATTCAAAACTgtcaaagaaaagttttttcaaattacctttttattactttttttccGCAGGCAACCACCCTCTTTGGACTTTTGAAAGCTGCGCGACTTCTACGTTTGGTAAGGGTGGCTCGCAAACTTGATCGTTACTCAGAATACGGAACAGCTGTTGTGGTACTGTTGACGTGTCTATTTACTCTCATTGCTCATTGGCTGGCATGTATATGGCACGGGATTGGTTACGAAGAACGCGAAAATAAATTTAGTTGGATAAATGAACTATCCAGACAGTTGAACCAACACGACCCAGCAACCAACTCGACGCAGTCTCCCAGTCTCACAACTCGATATATAACGGCGTTATATTTTACCTTAAGCAGTCTTACCAGTGTGGGTTTTGGGAATGTTTCTCCAAATACGGATGCAGAAAAGATCTTTTCAGTTTGTGTGATGATAATTGGAGGTGAGTTGCGTAGTAAATCTGTTTTTCATTTATAAACTGGAAATTATCACAGCTTCTAAAGGGTCTTTGCAAGCAGCCACCTTAATGTATAATTGATTTATTCACTGCGGCGCTTTTTCCAATTATTTGTGGACGATATCTGGAAACAGATTCGGATTGCTAAACGCGTTGCATTTTTTTACTAGTAAAGATGTACCTTGTAAACAATTGGATTTGTATCAATGACTCAATAACTTTGTGGTCCTAGTTAGCTCGGGAACATGGAAACTTTGCGCGCATACGCATTACAACGACCGCTGACTACGTTTCCGACGTGACAgtccctgtttttttttttcagcactGATGTATGCTTCAATATTTGGAAACTTAACCGCCATCATTCAGCGGCTATACTCGCGAACATCGCGTTTTCACCGCGACCTTAAAGTGATCGAAGACTTCGTTCGCTTTTACAAAATACCAAAGACAACTAAAGAAGAACTGGATGAATATTTCAGACACGAATGGGCCTACACCAAGGGAGTTGATATTGACGCGGTGAGTTGTATCACGTGAGTTGTAGAACGGTTCTCCATAAAATTGtaccaataaaaaaaataaataaaataaaatgatttggCCCGGTAAAGTGGTAAGGTCTGGCCAAACGAAGGCAGCATTTTAACACAACTTTGCATAACATCGTTGGTGTTGTGAAGGAACTGGCCAAACGCGCGCAGCATCTTGCAACGTTTTGCGCGTTTGTCGATGTTTCTGTGCTCCAGGCTCACCTCCTGTGATGCTTCGACGTAGACGCGTTGAGCACGGGAGTCAAAAACTGCAGTCTTTCCTAAAAAATCCTGGAGGCCTTTTACGAGGCGATCAAATTTTTGTTACGACTTTGCTACCTTCGTTTTTGTTATTTCATGTTGTGCTCGCAAAGCAACTATTTTTGCCTTTATATCGGCCACGCTAATATCAAGTGCGCTCTGTAATTCTtcaaacttttgttttcttctctccCTTGAGTGATCCGAGTTTTCAAATATTTTCCAAGGCAGGGGCTCTTCAGAAGGTTTCAACGGTATTCCAACCTttgacctctgcgatgtcggTGCAATGTTCCACAATCTGAGCTAGGTCAATTTGTTCGGCTTAGGTGTTCctgtgaaggactcgatgaaatAAATTTATGTATATGAAGCGCCGATTATAGACGTAAGGGAGAAGCGATCTTCTcacttacctggacaatttatGCAATTGTCTCTTGTAGATATCTATAACCGACACACGAGGGAAGAGAATTCATTCCCATGCCCCATGATACTTGttttcaatctattttaagcttcGCGCCATGCTGTGAAAGTCATTTTGGTCTCGCGCCCATGGTCGCGCAGTCAATGATAACCCATCAGATGTCTTCCTTAAAACAACCGCGCATCATGACCACCGGCTAAATTTAGATCGAAATTTTATCATTGGAAGTGGCCCAACATGGTGACGTGTTCTGTCCCCATCATCCTCTCTTGAAtccatacatttatttcatcaagtcctttcacgggaCCACATGAGTTAAGCAAATTGACCTGGTCTAATTATTAACTGAatgggcttcatagctcagttgcaccggcatcacagaaGTCATGGTTGTCATGGTTTTGAACTCTTTGATGGCACACCAATGTTTCTGGTG from Montipora capricornis isolate CH-2021 chromosome 9, ASM3666992v2, whole genome shotgun sequence encodes:
- the LOC138015987 gene encoding potassium voltage-gated channel subfamily H member 6-like isoform X4 produces the protein MARWRLVRAEVMSLSSTSNTRAETVYPCTIRHDSLFKAVWDWLILALVIFTAIEIPYSVAFLIPLQPAEENPKFLKVNALLVFNLLVDLMFIMDILINFRTTFVNLTTDEVISNPRQIALHYLKTWFVVDFVAAIPFEFMVLNEVERLDSATTLFGLLKAARLLRLVRVARKLDRYSEYGTAVVVLLTCLFTLIAHWLACIWHGIGYEERENKFSWINELSRQLNQHDPATNSTQSPSLTTRYITALYFTLSSLTSVGFGNVSPNTDAEKIFSVCVMIIGALMYASIFGNLTAIIQRLYSRTSRFHRDLKVIEDFVRFYKIPKTTKEELDEYFRHEWAYTKGVDIDAVLKRFPESLQADVCLHLHRNLFEECKVFKSASEGCLRALALRFKIRHYLPGHFIIKQGDEVKRLYFIAKGNIDVVKYDDTMLTLGKGDIISCDYSTVQSTYLPQANSSLRVQTHGEIHSVAWNELIGVLRAYPSFREEFISHLELAYNLGTEAEGEEVFLFPNDAQFPSPRLSNARSTFSSRFTMDRLERSGSPTLFVNGKIPQVPNSSEADLRSEKNGGGMEPRINVQTASVNPANPTVASVAQVNCSHATEFVFIEKRLAQLETRLSAMEERLTGNFETILHYLRPKGRSAPELRDTII
- the LOC138015987 gene encoding potassium voltage-gated channel subfamily H member 6-like isoform X3, with translation MFRLLLSWELKVMSLSSTSNTRAETVYPCTIRHDSLFKAVWDWLILALVIFTAIEIPYSVAFLIPLQPAEENPKFLKVNALLVFNLLVDLMFIMDILINFRTTFVNLTTDEVISNPRQIALHYLKTWFVVDFVAAIPFEFMVLNEVERLDSATTLFGLLKAARLLRLVRVARKLDRYSEYGTAVVVLLTCLFTLIAHWLACIWHGIGYEERENKFSWINELSRQLNQHDPATNSTQSPSLTTRYITALYFTLSSLTSVGFGNVSPNTDAEKIFSVCVMIIGALMYASIFGNLTAIIQRLYSRTSRFHRDLKVIEDFVRFYKIPKTTKEELDEYFRHEWAYTKGVDIDAVLKRFPESLQADVCLHLHRNLFEECKVFKSASEGCLRALALRFKIRHYLPGHFIIKQGDEVKRLYFIAKGNIDVVKYDDTMLTLGKGDIISCDYSTVQSTYLPQANSSLRVQTHGEIHSVAWNELIGVLRAYPSFREEFISHLELAYNLGTEAEGEEVFLFPNDAQFPSPRLSNARSTFSSRFTMDRLERSGSPTLFVNGKIPQVPNSSEADLRSEKNGGGMEPRINVQTASVNPANPTVASVAQVNCSHATEFVFIEKRLAQLETRLSAMEERLTGNFETILHYLRPKGRSAPELRDTII
- the LOC138015987 gene encoding potassium voltage-gated channel subfamily H member 6-like isoform X5, translating into MGPPPSPTMVMSLSSTSNTRAETVYPCTIRHDSLFKAVWDWLILALVIFTAIEIPYSVAFLIPLQPAEENPKFLKVNALLVFNLLVDLMFIMDILINFRTTFVNLTTDEVISNPRQIALHYLKTWFVVDFVAAIPFEFMVLNEVERLDSATTLFGLLKAARLLRLVRVARKLDRYSEYGTAVVVLLTCLFTLIAHWLACIWHGIGYEERENKFSWINELSRQLNQHDPATNSTQSPSLTTRYITALYFTLSSLTSVGFGNVSPNTDAEKIFSVCVMIIGALMYASIFGNLTAIIQRLYSRTSRFHRDLKVIEDFVRFYKIPKTTKEELDEYFRHEWAYTKGVDIDAVLKRFPESLQADVCLHLHRNLFEECKVFKSASEGCLRALALRFKIRHYLPGHFIIKQGDEVKRLYFIAKGNIDVVKYDDTMLTLGKGDIISCDYSTVQSTYLPQANSSLRVQTHGEIHSVAWNELIGVLRAYPSFREEFISHLELAYNLGTEAEGEEVFLFPNDAQFPSPRLSNARSTFSSRFTMDRLERSGSPTLFVNGKIPQVPNSSEADLRSEKNGGGMEPRINVQTASVNPANPTVASVAQVNCSHATEFVFIEKRLAQLETRLSAMEERLTGNFETILHYLRPKGRSAPELRDTII
- the LOC138015987 gene encoding potassium voltage-gated channel subfamily H member 6-like isoform X2, whose amino-acid sequence is MNTFSVSISRQKVMSLSSTSNTRAETVYPCTIRHDSLFKAVWDWLILALVIFTAIEIPYSVAFLIPLQPAEENPKFLKVNALLVFNLLVDLMFIMDILINFRTTFVNLTTDEVISNPRQIALHYLKTWFVVDFVAAIPFEFMVLNEVERLDSATTLFGLLKAARLLRLVRVARKLDRYSEYGTAVVVLLTCLFTLIAHWLACIWHGIGYEERENKFSWINELSRQLNQHDPATNSTQSPSLTTRYITALYFTLSSLTSVGFGNVSPNTDAEKIFSVCVMIIGALMYASIFGNLTAIIQRLYSRTSRFHRDLKVIEDFVRFYKIPKTTKEELDEYFRHEWAYTKGVDIDAVLKRFPESLQADVCLHLHRNLFEECKVFKSASEGCLRALALRFKIRHYLPGHFIIKQGDEVKRLYFIAKGNIDVVKYDDTMLTLGKGDIISCDYSTVQSTYLPQANSSLRVQTHGEIHSVAWNELIGVLRAYPSFREEFISHLELAYNLGTEAEGEEVFLFPNDAQFPSPRLSNARSTFSSRFTMDRLERSGSPTLFVNGKIPQVPNSSEADLRSEKNGGGMEPRINVQTASVNPANPTVASVAQVNCSHATEFVFIEKRLAQLETRLSAMEERLTGNFETILHYLRPKGRSAPELRDTII
- the LOC138015987 gene encoding potassium voltage-gated channel subfamily H member 6-like isoform X1; translated protein: MSASRRLLVPRNVSFAPQLGIKGLVMSLSSTSNTRAETVYPCTIRHDSLFKAVWDWLILALVIFTAIEIPYSVAFLIPLQPAEENPKFLKVNALLVFNLLVDLMFIMDILINFRTTFVNLTTDEVISNPRQIALHYLKTWFVVDFVAAIPFEFMVLNEVERLDSATTLFGLLKAARLLRLVRVARKLDRYSEYGTAVVVLLTCLFTLIAHWLACIWHGIGYEERENKFSWINELSRQLNQHDPATNSTQSPSLTTRYITALYFTLSSLTSVGFGNVSPNTDAEKIFSVCVMIIGALMYASIFGNLTAIIQRLYSRTSRFHRDLKVIEDFVRFYKIPKTTKEELDEYFRHEWAYTKGVDIDAVLKRFPESLQADVCLHLHRNLFEECKVFKSASEGCLRALALRFKIRHYLPGHFIIKQGDEVKRLYFIAKGNIDVVKYDDTMLTLGKGDIISCDYSTVQSTYLPQANSSLRVQTHGEIHSVAWNELIGVLRAYPSFREEFISHLELAYNLGTEAEGEEVFLFPNDAQFPSPRLSNARSTFSSRFTMDRLERSGSPTLFVNGKIPQVPNSSEADLRSEKNGGGMEPRINVQTASVNPANPTVASVAQVNCSHATEFVFIEKRLAQLETRLSAMEERLTGNFETILHYLRPKGRSAPELRDTII
- the LOC138015987 gene encoding potassium voltage-gated channel subfamily H member 6-like isoform X6; amino-acid sequence: MVMSLSSTSNTRAETVYPCTIRHDSLFKAVWDWLILALVIFTAIEIPYSVAFLIPLQPAEENPKFLKVNALLVFNLLVDLMFIMDILINFRTTFVNLTTDEVISNPRQIALHYLKTWFVVDFVAAIPFEFMVLNEVERLDSATTLFGLLKAARLLRLVRVARKLDRYSEYGTAVVVLLTCLFTLIAHWLACIWHGIGYEERENKFSWINELSRQLNQHDPATNSTQSPSLTTRYITALYFTLSSLTSVGFGNVSPNTDAEKIFSVCVMIIGALMYASIFGNLTAIIQRLYSRTSRFHRDLKVIEDFVRFYKIPKTTKEELDEYFRHEWAYTKGVDIDAVLKRFPESLQADVCLHLHRNLFEECKVFKSASEGCLRALALRFKIRHYLPGHFIIKQGDEVKRLYFIAKGNIDVVKYDDTMLTLGKGDIISCDYSTVQSTYLPQANSSLRVQTHGEIHSVAWNELIGVLRAYPSFREEFISHLELAYNLGTEAEGEEVFLFPNDAQFPSPRLSNARSTFSSRFTMDRLERSGSPTLFVNGKIPQVPNSSEADLRSEKNGGGMEPRINVQTASVNPANPTVASVAQVNCSHATEFVFIEKRLAQLETRLSAMEERLTGNFETILHYLRPKGRSAPELRDTII
- the LOC138015987 gene encoding potassium voltage-gated channel subfamily H member 6-like isoform X7, which produces MSLSSTSNTRAETVYPCTIRHDSLFKAVWDWLILALVIFTAIEIPYSVAFLIPLQPAEENPKFLKVNALLVFNLLVDLMFIMDILINFRTTFVNLTTDEVISNPRQIALHYLKTWFVVDFVAAIPFEFMVLNEVERLDSATTLFGLLKAARLLRLVRVARKLDRYSEYGTAVVVLLTCLFTLIAHWLACIWHGIGYEERENKFSWINELSRQLNQHDPATNSTQSPSLTTRYITALYFTLSSLTSVGFGNVSPNTDAEKIFSVCVMIIGALMYASIFGNLTAIIQRLYSRTSRFHRDLKVIEDFVRFYKIPKTTKEELDEYFRHEWAYTKGVDIDAVLKRFPESLQADVCLHLHRNLFEECKVFKSASEGCLRALALRFKIRHYLPGHFIIKQGDEVKRLYFIAKGNIDVVKYDDTMLTLGKGDIISCDYSTVQSTYLPQANSSLRVQTHGEIHSVAWNELIGVLRAYPSFREEFISHLELAYNLGTEAEGEEVFLFPNDAQFPSPRLSNARSTFSSRFTMDRLERSGSPTLFVNGKIPQVPNSSEADLRSEKNGGGMEPRINVQTASVNPANPTVASVAQVNCSHATEFVFIEKRLAQLETRLSAMEERLTGNFETILHYLRPKGRSAPELRDTII